Genomic window (Prevotella melaninogenica ATCC 25845):
ACGATTAAAGAATAATCAATATGAAATCAATAATTAAGTCATCGTTGCTGTTGTGTGCAGGTGTGGCACTGTTCTCTGCCTGTGACAAGGACTTGGACAATAATCCAGTTCTTCAGTCACCAAAGACATTTGTTCTGAACACACCAGCTTACGCTGCACAAACAATAGATTTAAAGGTTGCTGAGAGCCTGAAGTTCACATGGTCGCAGCCTGAATACGGTTTCCCTGTAGCTGCTGAATATGGTATGCAGTTCTCAACTACCAACACTTGGACAAAGTCTGTGGACGCTGTTGTTGATATGGATGCTGAACGTGGTAACTATGCTGCTGTTGGTTCGCCAACAGGTACAGCTTCTACCTCTGTTCCTGCAGCCGACCTTGCAACGGCTATTCAGAAGATGGAACGCTATGAGGAAACTACTGTCCCTGCAACACAGGAACTCTACGCACGTGTTTACTCATTAGTAAATGGTGATACAATCTACTCTAACCCTGTAAAGATGAGTGTTGCTCCTTATTATGTTGAGCTTTCTGACGCTCCTGTTGAGACTTGGTATCTCATCGGTGGTAACTTCGGTGATGGCTCATGGGGCAATAGTCAGGTGGTTCCATTGTTGCCAATGGAAGGTCAGGAGTATGATAAGAAGACTGGTAAGGGCGTAATTTCTTGGACTGGTTACCTGTCAACAGCAGGCTTCAAACTGAAGAAGAACCCAGAGAATTGGGATGCTGGTCAGGTTGGTCAGGGCGCAAGCTATGGCGAGTTCCTTTATAATGATGGCGGTTCTTCTGATATCAAGGTCCCAACAGCTGGTTACTATACCATTACTTTTGATACTAAGAATGTGAAACTGACAATCGCAGAGTACACTGGTGCTACACCTACTGTTTACAACTCTATGGGTCTTCCGGGTAAGCATGACAGCTGGAATGCTGCAGGAACACCAATGACTGCACAGACAACTGTTGTAGAGAATCATGATTGGAAGGCTACTGTGACCTTCAATGAGAAGTCTACTGGTGCTGATGGTGAGGGTTGTAAGTTCGCTGCTAACGGTACTTGGGACGTAAACTGGGGTTCTGAAGCATTCCCATATGGTGTTGCAACGAAGGGCGGTAAGAATGTTCGCAATGGTAAGGGTACTTACACTGTTTACTTCAACGACATCACTGGTCAGTATTCTTTCGTAAAGCAGTAATTTATTAAAGATGATAATAGAGGGTGTGTCAGCAGGCACAATTAGTATGACACACCCTTATCACATAACAAGAAGAATCGAAATGAAGAAATTATTAATCATGGCAAGTGCCGCATTGCTACTTGCTTCTTGCGGTAGCGATGAATATGAAGCATGGACTGCACCACAGAGTAACAGCGCAGAGACTGCCAGTACGGTTACGTTTACTGTAAACCAAGCAGCTGCCATCGACTTCAATACTGCAACAGCAGACTCTGTTCAGCTGTTTGTTCCAAAGGTTGTCTCAACGGATTCTGTCGTTTCTCAGACCTTGACGGCTGTACTTTCTTATAATAGTAAGACCGCAACCCTTAACGCAAGTAAAGAGGGTAAGGTGAAGAGTACAGAACTTATTTCTGCCGTAGAGAGCCTCTATGGTAAGAATGGCAACCTACATCAGGTGCCTATTACTGTGACTGATAAAGTAAAGTTGCTCCGTGGTGAGGGCTTCAGCCTTTCACAGAGTGTGACTGCAAACGTAACTTGTGTTGCACCAGCCTTCACTCAGTATCTTTATATGTCAGGTGATGCTAACGGCTGGTCATTCAGCAATCCGCTTTATAGCGCAGCTGCTGATGGTAAGTACACTGGCTTTATGTATCTCAATCAGAATGGCTTTAAGTTCGCAACTCAGCAGGATTGGAACGGTACTGACTATGGTACTGGTCTCGTAGAGAAGGGTAGTAATATCGTGTTGACTGAACCAGCAGGTTTCTATAAGGTGGATATTGACCTCACATCACAGGCATTGACCTACACAGCTATCAATCGCGTTGGTATTATTGGTTCTGCAACTCCAAACGGATGGAACAGCGATCAGGCAATGACCTATAATGCTACTGAGAAGTGTTGGGAGATAAAGGGCATCACACTGACTGCAGGTGAGATGAAGTTCCGTGCTAACAATGATTGGGTATTAGACTGGGGTGGCTCATTAACTGATATTACTTTCAAGGGTGGTAACATCAATGTTGCAGCTGGTAAGTATAATATCAAACTCTATCTCTTGTGTGATACGAAGTCACACTGTACAATGGAACTTGTTCCTTAATGACTTGAATTTAGGTAAAACGATAAGAGTGTGTCGAAGGATTGTTCGACACACTCTTTCTTTTTTATGGCTTTTGAAGAGGAAACTATTGAGTACTTGGGGCTTAGTTTTCTGTTCATGAAAGTGCAAACGATTGCATTTTAAAATACTTAGATACACAGTTGTTTGCGAATATTGTGTTTGGTAAATCATTATCTTTGTACACATAGACTGTAAACAACTAAAAACAAAATCTATATGAAACGTAAACTCGTGTTTTTATATGCCTTAGTATGCTCCCTTTGTGCCATGTCACAGGGTTGGCCTGCTGGTTATGGTGGTGTAATGCTACAGGGTTTTTATTGGGATTCGTTCGACGATTCGCAGTGGACAGTGCTGGAGAAGAAAGCTAATGACTTCTCTGGTTATTTCGATCTTGTATGGGTTCCGCAGAGTGGTAAGGCTGCTGCAACGAAGTCGATGGGTTATGATCCACTCTATTACTTCAATCAGAACTCATCGTTCGGTACTGAGGCAGAGTTGAGGAGTATGATTACTACCTTTAAAAATAAGCAGATTGGTACGATTGCCGATGTGGTTATCAATCATCATGGAACGAATAATGGATGGTTTGGTTTCCCTGCAGAAGTTTATAAGGGAGTGACTTATCAAAACCTTTCTACGGATGTTTGTGCTGATGATGACGGTGGAGCAGCTGCTACAGAAGCAAGAAAAACGGGCACTCAACTTAGTCAGAACAATGACGAAGGAGAAGGTTGGGGCGGTATGCGCGACCTTGATCATAAGAGTGCGAACGTTCAGAAGATTGTTAAGGCATACGAAAACTATTTGCTTAACGACCTTGGTTATGCTGGCTTCCGTTATGATATGGTGAAGGGATTTGCCGCTTCTCATGTTGGTGATTATAATACAGCGGCTAACGTTACTTATTCTGTAGGTGAGTATTGGGACGGCAATGCGAATACTGTAAAGGCATGGATTGATGCCACAGGAAAACGTAGTGCTGCCTTCGACTTTGCTTTCCGCTATGCTGTTCGTGATGCTATTAATCAGAATGATTGGCGTGTTCTTAATGATACAAGACCTACAGGGCTTAATATAGATAATGGTGCTTATAAGCAATATGCTGTTACCTTTGTAGAAAATCATGATGTTCAAGATAGAGGAACGACGAGCGGTTACACCCCAGACCCTATCCGTAAGGATACGTTGGCAGCCAATGCTTATCTCTTGGCAATGCCCGGAACACCTTGTGTTTTCTATACCCACTACCTTGCTTATCCAAAGGAAATAAAGGCAATGATTGATGCTCGTAAATTAGCTGGGGTAACGAATACGAGCAGTTATCTGGTCTATCGTACTTCAAAGGATTATTATGCCAATGTTGTTACAGGTACGAATGGAAAGCTCTTGGTCGTTGTGGGTAACAATGCTAACCAACTAATAGTTCCTACTTCACGTTATACTAAGTTGTTGAGTGGTTATCACTACGCTTATTATTTGACTAATGATGCTGAGACCCCTTGGGTTGATAAGGCGAGTGGTCAGTATGAAGTAGAGAACTTAAAAGTTAAACTAACTGCGGTGTCTGCCAATGCGGGAGCTAAACTTGTTTATACAACGGATGGCACAACACCAACGGCAAGCAGCACTCAGGTAGCTTCAGGAACGGAGATAACCCTTCCAGAGGGTGAAACAACCTTGAAGGTGGCATTGTTGGCAGGTGGTGTAGTGGGTAAGGTTATCACTCGCAGCTATCAGGTTACGGCCCCTATTCCCTTCACACCAGAGACGATTCGGGTTTATGTGAATACTGATCAGGTGAATTGGAAGACATACGTGAATTATCATTCATGGGGTGGTGCGCACACAGCAACGGCATGGCCGGGAGATAAGGTTACTTCAAAGACAATCCTGAATGGTAAGACTTGGTTCTATAAAGACTATACGCTCACAAAAGCTGATGATTATGTGAACTTTGTTTTTAGTATTGGTAGCGCATCAAATGCCAGTGATAATCAAAGTTTAGACATCGAGCGCGTGAAGAAAACGTCTTACCTTGTTATCTCATCAACAAAGGAGAATGGTAAGTATGTAGTCAATAACGTGACGAGCGAAGTTCTTGGTATTGAGGGAGTTGAGGTTGATACTAAACAGGTCAGGGGCGATAAGTATTATTACACACTCTCTGGTCAGCGACTCACAGGTAAGCCTTCACAGCGTGGCGTTTATATCCATGCAGGCAAGAAGATAGTTGTAAAGTAAGTAAAGCTATCAGATAAAAAGAAAAAAGCATACATTCTTCTCTGTAATATCCTATATTTAAAGGTGTATAAACCTTGAGAAAGTATGTCTTCTTATCACATTAGGTAGACTTACTTTTTGTTTTATATGTTTTTTCTAACGTCATAGGACACTTTTTTATATGATGAGTTCTTTGGTGTTTAGCCCTCCGCACATCGTGTGCTCATGGTTCGCACCATTGGTGTTAGGCGTTAACACCATTGGTGTTAGGCATCTTTTCGATGGTAAAAGATGGTGGGATAGGGTAGAGTTGATAAAGTTTTGATTGATAATAAGGTAAGATATTCTGTAAATACAAGGCAATCATAGAGGCGAGGAAAGTATTAAAGAATGTAAATTTTGTAATGTTTACAAGTGGAAAGTTTGTTTCTTTCGGAAAATAGATATATCTTTGCAGACATAAAACATTAAGAAATAATTATTATGTCAAAGCGAAACGAATTATATAAGTGTTCAGAGAGTGGTCAGATCGTTGAAGTATTAGTAGGCGGTGAGTGTGGTGTTGCTGGTATGGAGCATGTAGTTGAGAATACTACTGATGCTGCTACTGAGAAGCACGTACCAGTTGTTGAGAAGATTGAAGGTGGCTACCGCGTAACTGTTGGTGAGGTTGAGCACCCAATGACAGAGGCTCACTCTATCCTTTGGATTGAGTTGGTAACTAACAACAACGAGGTTCTCCGTAAGTATCTCGAGCCAACAGACCGTCCAGTAGCTGAGTTTAAGACTGATGCTACAGAGGTTTACGCACGTGAGTACTGCAACCTTCATGGTCTTTGGCGCTCAAAGTAAGAGCAACTTTTCAGACTTACATATAATAGTGGGTGTATGAGTCTTCTTAAAAAGGAGAGCATACACCTTTTTTCTTTTCCTTTTTCCTATTTTTCTTTTATTATGTTGGGCTTATTAGCCTAATTAGCCTAATTAGGCTAATAAGAGCTCAGTAGAAAAAAGGTGGGGAAATTTTCTTAATTAATATATTTTTCTTTCCTTTGTATCATGGAAGAAAAATATTTATATCAGTTAGCCGAATTCGTTTTACCCAGTGATGTATTACATTATTTCTCTATTGTTAAGATAGAGTCTGATACTTCATTGTTACGTATTTATCTTGATGAGAAGATGGAGAAAGAACTTTCCGATGATCTTCATTTTGAATCAAAAGGCTTTATGGAAGCTGTCGAGGTGACGGACTTTCCGATTCGTGACCATAAGGTTATTTTGGTTCTTCGTCGACGTCGTTGGATAGATATTCGTACAGGTAAGAGTTTCTCTCTTCCCTTGCAGATAGATATTACAGCCTCCGGCACTCGTTATTCCAAAGAGTTCGGAGCTTTTTTAAAAGAAACGTATGGAGATATCCCCAGTGACCTGCCGTACGCTTGAGGAATTCTATCATATCAATGGACGTAGTTTTGAGAAACAATACAAGGAAACATTAAGTGGTTACAGGTCCTGGGATCAGTTGTCTCATGCTCAGAAGTGGCTTCTCTTTGAGGATAATATTGGTAAGAATATAGCAATAGACGAGACATCCTTGTCCAATGGTGAACTCTATACGATTATCACTAATAGGGACAAACACGGCAAGCAAGGATGTCTTGTAGCCATTGTTGCTGGAACCAAATCCTTGGATGTCTGCAAGGTATTGGATAAGATAGATGAAAAGAAACGGGAAGCCGTAGAAGAGGTCACCTTGGACTTGTCCGATAGCATGCGTAAGATTGTAAGGCATTGTTTTCCAAAGGCTAAACGAGTGATTGATCGCTTTCATATACAGAAACTTGCAAGTGATGCCGTGCAACAGATGAGAATAGAGTATCGCTGGGCAGCTTTACAGCAAGCAAATGACGAGAAAGAGAATGCGAAGTTAGAAAAGATAGCGTATCAACCACTGACTTTTGAAAATGGAGATACACGTAGTGAACTGCTGGTAAGAAGTAGGTACCTGTTGTTCAAATCATCAGAGAAATGGACTGATGAACAGAAACTAAGAGCCAAAATACTGTTCAGAGAATATCCTGACATTAAGAAGGCTTACGGTTTATCACATTCGCTAAGAATGATTTTTGCTAAGAATACTATCAAAGATGCAGCCAGACTATCATTGGCAAAATGGTATAATAACGTCGCAGAAGCTGGTTTTCATTCCTTTAATGTCATTGCTGCAACTTTCTACGAGCATTACGAAGACATACTTAACTTTTATATTAACAGATCTACAAACGCTGCTGCGGAATCCTTCAATGCAAAAATAAAACTATTTAGGGCTAACTTAAGAGGAGTTGTAGATAAAAGTTTCTTTCTTTTTAGGCTTGCCAAAATATATGCCTATCCCCACTAAATATCTACTGTCCCCTAATAAGAGCTAATTTAGAAATTCTTAATAATCTTATCAAAAGCTCTTGAAAGTTATAAAACAAAAAAGGAATTACTTTCGTAATTCCTTTTGATGCGCTCCAGGATGGGCTTGAACCAACGACCCCCTGATTAACAGTCAGGTGCTCTAACCAACTGAGCTACTGAAGCAGTTTGTATTGCTTATTTCTTGTAAGCGGTTGCAAAGGTAGTATGTTTCTTTGAAACTGCCAAATGTTTTTGAAGAAAATTTCAATAAAATCGTAATTTTCTTTATTTTCATTGTCATTAAGGCGTGTTTTCCATTATAATAATGTACTTTTGTCCCGTTATAAGAACATTAAACAACAAACAGATATAATATATAATGAGAAAATTGTTTTTGGCTTTCGGACTCTGGTTGCTAACTTTCAGTGGGTCTGTTATGGCACAAAGCACTGCGGAGAAGGAGCATAACTTCAATGTCGCAAAGAATCTTGAGACTTTTTCGGCTATTTACAAGTATCTTGACTTGATGTATGTTGATAGCCTTAATGCCGACGAGGTAATCGGGACGGGTATCAATTACATGCTCCGTTCGCTCGACCCTTATACAATTTATTATCCAGAGGAGAAGGTGAAAGACCTCGACTTGATGATTTCGGGTAAGTATGCAGGTGTCGGTGCATTGATTCGTTATAATTTCTTATTGAAGAATACGGTGATTGATGAGCCATACGAGAATATGCCTGCTGCGGAAGTTGGTTTGAAGAAGGGTGATGTCATCCTTGCTATTGGCGATTCGTCAATGGTGGGTAAGGATGTTGCATACGTCAGCAATCATCTACGTGGCGATGCTGGTACAACCTTTATCCTGACTATTCAGCGTCCGTCAGTGAATAAGAAGATGAAGTTTAAGATTACTCGTCGTTCTATTCAGCTCCCTGCCGTACCTTATTATGGTGTGCAGGATGGTGGAGTGGGATATCTGAATCTTAACTCTTTCACAAC
Coding sequences:
- a CDS encoding transposase encodes the protein MEISPVTCRTLEEFYHINGRSFEKQYKETLSGYRSWDQLSHAQKWLLFEDNIGKNIAIDETSLSNGELYTIITNRDKHGKQGCLVAIVAGTKSLDVCKVLDKIDEKKREAVEEVTLDLSDSMRKIVRHCFPKAKRVIDRFHIQKLASDAVQQMRIEYRWAALQQANDEKENAKLEKIAYQPLTFENGDTRSELLVRSRYLLFKSSEKWTDEQKLRAKILFREYPDIKKAYGLSHSLRMIFAKNTIKDAARLSLAKWYNNVAEAGFHSFNVIAATFYEHYEDILNFYINRSTNAAAESFNAKIKLFRANLRGVVDKSFFLFRLAKIYAYPH
- a CDS encoding alpha-amylase family glycosyl hydrolase gives rise to the protein MSQGWPAGYGGVMLQGFYWDSFDDSQWTVLEKKANDFSGYFDLVWVPQSGKAAATKSMGYDPLYYFNQNSSFGTEAELRSMITTFKNKQIGTIADVVINHHGTNNGWFGFPAEVYKGVTYQNLSTDVCADDDGGAAATEARKTGTQLSQNNDEGEGWGGMRDLDHKSANVQKIVKAYENYLLNDLGYAGFRYDMVKGFAASHVGDYNTAANVTYSVGEYWDGNANTVKAWIDATGKRSAAFDFAFRYAVRDAINQNDWRVLNDTRPTGLNIDNGAYKQYAVTFVENHDVQDRGTTSGYTPDPIRKDTLAANAYLLAMPGTPCVFYTHYLAYPKEIKAMIDARKLAGVTNTSSYLVYRTSKDYYANVVTGTNGKLLVVVGNNANQLIVPTSRYTKLLSGYHYAYYLTNDAETPWVDKASGQYEVENLKVKLTAVSANAGAKLVYTTDGTTPTASSTQVASGTEITLPEGETTLKVALLAGGVVGKVITRSYQVTAPIPFTPETIRVYVNTDQVNWKTYVNYHSWGGAHTATAWPGDKVTSKTILNGKTWFYKDYTLTKADDYVNFVFSIGSASNASDNQSLDIERVKKTSYLVISSTKENGKYVVNNVTSEVLGIEGVEVDTKQVRGDKYYYTLSGQRLTGKPSQRGVYIHAGKKIVVK
- a CDS encoding SusE domain-containing protein translates to MKSIIKSSLLLCAGVALFSACDKDLDNNPVLQSPKTFVLNTPAYAAQTIDLKVAESLKFTWSQPEYGFPVAAEYGMQFSTTNTWTKSVDAVVDMDAERGNYAAVGSPTGTASTSVPAADLATAIQKMERYEETTVPATQELYARVYSLVNGDTIYSNPVKMSVAPYYVELSDAPVETWYLIGGNFGDGSWGNSQVVPLLPMEGQEYDKKTGKGVISWTGYLSTAGFKLKKNPENWDAGQVGQGASYGEFLYNDGGSSDIKVPTAGYYTITFDTKNVKLTIAEYTGATPTVYNSMGLPGKHDSWNAAGTPMTAQTTVVENHDWKATVTFNEKSTGADGEGCKFAANGTWDVNWGSEAFPYGVATKGGKNVRNGKGTYTVYFNDITGQYSFVKQ
- a CDS encoding desulfoferrodoxin family protein, which encodes MSKRNELYKCSESGQIVEVLVGGECGVAGMEHVVENTTDAATEKHVPVVEKIEGGYRVTVGEVEHPMTEAHSILWIELVTNNNEVLRKYLEPTDRPVAEFKTDATEVYAREYCNLHGLWRSK
- a CDS encoding DUF5115 domain-containing protein yields the protein MKKLLIMASAALLLASCGSDEYEAWTAPQSNSAETASTVTFTVNQAAAIDFNTATADSVQLFVPKVVSTDSVVSQTLTAVLSYNSKTATLNASKEGKVKSTELISAVESLYGKNGNLHQVPITVTDKVKLLRGEGFSLSQSVTANVTCVAPAFTQYLYMSGDANGWSFSNPLYSAAADGKYTGFMYLNQNGFKFATQQDWNGTDYGTGLVEKGSNIVLTEPAGFYKVDIDLTSQALTYTAINRVGIIGSATPNGWNSDQAMTYNATEKCWEIKGITLTAGEMKFRANNDWVLDWGGSLTDITFKGGNINVAAGKYNIKLYLLCDTKSHCTMELVP